A segment of the Patescibacteria group bacterium genome:
TTTAGCTGCTTCTTTCCTTTTTTCCCCGCAATATCCCTCAATTTCAGATTCAACTTCTTCTTCACTCACTGCTTGCAAATTTCTTTGCTTATCATAAAACTTCGTAGCAAATTGGTCACTTTGTTTTTTGTTGAATAAAAACCAAACAAGACTAGTAAAAGCTAGAACAATTATTATAATAATAACATATTTTTGATATTTTTTTTTATTCATAGAAAAACTTATTTCTCTAGATGCAGAGATTGGAAAAATAATTTAAGCTTTGTTTTGACGTTTTGCATTAGTACTCCGGGTACAACCCGGAGCCAGCGGGTCATAAGTATCTTGGAATACCGGGAGATGTTGATATCTTGCCATAAATTTACCCTGTTAAATACGCTTTAAGTCTGTTTTTTATAAATATTTCCATAATATGTTAGTTAATTCTTAGTTATATCCAGAGTCTAATTGATGAACTTTTTATATAATTTTAAGTTAATATTTGTTTCCACGTTTTGCATTAGGACTCCGGATACAACCCGGAGCCAGCGGGGGTTTATTTTAAAAATAATAAAAAAATAATAAAATCACCGGAGAACACAACGAGCGTAGGTGCCATTAGTCTTACCGTTGAGGCCCGTGCCGCCATTCGACAAGTTGACGTACCAGGCGTAGGAAGCATTAGAATAGTACTCGCTGGCTGACCAGTAGTATACGGCCGGATTAGGAATGTTGTTTCCCGATCCGTTAATATAGGCCTGCATTAGTTCTTTCTGGCTAGGAAGATACCAAGTTGTTTCATCAGTGCCGTCACCATCGGCATCGAGTGAGAGGTCTAGGCAATATTGAACGGCGTTGCCTTTGGTTTGATACATAGAACTGTCACATTCACCAGCATTTATCTGTGCGTCCGAACAGCCAGTTCCGATAGTAAACTCATTAGTTATTGCATCTGGAGTATTATTTCCAGAAACAAGGTCATGCGCATCCGCCCAATAGAGACCAGTACGTTCATCTAAATAAACTTTTCCCGAAGCGACCAGGGCGCCGGAAAGACTAGCGTCGGTGTAGAGTGTCCAAGTGCTTTCTTCACCGGTGTATTCGGCGTCAGTAGCACCGCAAGCCGTGTCTGCTTCTTCGTTGTTATTGACGCAGTTAAGGTCATCATAAATTTGGTTTTTTTGAAGAGAGTAATCAATGCCACCACCCCCCAAATTTTCCTTGATATAATTCAAACGCTCGATGATACTTCCATCGGCGTTCGCAACAACGCTGGTTGAATCAAAATTATTGTCGGCGCTATTTGCTCCAAGAATATTCTCGGTAAAGTCTTGATCGCTTGCCGATGGATCTGCGGTTGGTTCACTAAAAGCTCCATGAGCAAAATAACCGGCGGCGATTACTAAAGACAAGAAAGAAGTGATTATCATTTTTCGACTCAATTCTTTTAGTCTGTTAAAAATTATTTTTAATTGTGACATATGTATATATTAATTATTATTTAATTTTAAAATTTAAAAAAGTTAAAAAGGGGGGAAATTCTTTTGTTGCTGGCTCCATGGCTGTGCCTGGAGCTTGAGCGAAATGCTTGAATTATAGTTTAAAACTCTTTTTTATCTTTATGCCTTGCATTATAACTCCGGATACAATCCCGGAGCCAGCGGAGCCCGGCAAATAGCCTATAATTGGCTCTGAATATACTCAAGCAACTCAACAATAGACCCATCTTCATTGGAAGTCACAGAAGAAGAATCAAAATCATTGTCAGCGCTATTAGCTCCCAAAATATTCTTGCTAAAATCCTGATTTGAGACCGAAGGCAAACTAGTAGGCTCGGTAAAAACTGCATACGCAGTAAATGTAGTCACCGCAGTCAATGTTAGAATAATGGTTGTTATAACTCTCCAACCCAATTCTTTGAAATGATTTGTAAAATTGTTTTTTTTCATATGTTTAAATATTTTAATTTGTTTTTTAGTCATCGGATGACTACAGTTGTAGTCATCCGATGACTAAAAGTCACTAAAATCATTATTCTAATAAATATTTTTTTACATCCTCTTTTCTCTGTTTTGCATTTACTACAACTTTTTTAACATAGTCAGAATAATCCTTTTTGCTTGAAAAATTTTTTAAAACATCTTCTTTCTTTGGTATTATACCATCTCTTTCCCCTAAATACTCCTTATAGCTGCTCCAAATATATTTTTCTGCCTTCCCTATCCCATGTATTTCCGGATTACCATTAATGTAGGCAGAAATGTAATTTATATAATTCTCTGAATCGATATGAACCAATTTATAAGAACCCTGAAAAAGAGAACCGGATCTTTTATACTTTTCATTTATAAAACGAGAATACCCCATTGAAACTTTATGCATAAACTTTGAAAGACCATTCTCCACCAACTCTTTTACTAAAATATGATAATGATTTGGCAATAAAGAATAAGCAATAATATCAACCAGCTTCTCATTTTTAGTCATCGGATGACTAAAGTCATTCCTTTGTTTTAAATATATACTTCCGATGGGCTCTAATTGATTGAACTCTTTTATTCCAAGTAAAAATCTAAGATAGTCATATTTATCTAAAAAAATTTCCCTTTTATCAACTCCACGATTGTAGATATGATAATATTCCCCTTTTTGAAATTTTGTCCTCTTCATTTGTATATAGTTTAGTCCCTTCTTTAGTAATTTTAGTCACCCGATGACTACATTTGTAGTCATCGGGTGACTAAAAAAATTATTTCATATCCATTCCTCGCAGATTTACTAGTCTATCCTCTATTGGAGGGTGGGTCATAAAAGCTTTTGCGAAAAATCCTGGTTTTTTTCCAACTGCGTCTTTTTTAAAAGGTGAAGAAATATATAAATGTGCTGTTGCTCTGTTGGCTACTTCTAGTTTTTCTGTATCTCCTGATATTTTCTCGAGTGCTTTGGCTAGACCTTCTGGATATCTAGTTAAAAGTGCTCCGTCAGCATCAGCGGCGAATTCTCTTTTTCTGGATATTGCAAATTGCATCATATAGGCAAAAAATGGAGCGAGGATTGAGAGGACGATTGCTACAACTATTAAAATAATTTGTAATTGTCCACCATTCTTGTTTGACCCTCTCCTCCCATAAAAAGCCCAACGACGAAAAACATCGGCCATTAGAACTATAACTCCAACAAGAACAGTAACAACTGTTGCAAGTAAAATATCTCTATTTCCAATGTGAGAAAGTTCGTGAGCAATTACTCCTTCGAGTTCACTTCTGTCTAGTTTTTCGAGAAGTCCCGTTGTGACAGCGACTACAGCATGTTCTGCATCACGTCCTGTTGCAAAAGCGTTCGGAGCTGAGTCTTTGATGATATATATTTTTGGCAAAGGCAGCCCAGCTGTTATACAAAGATTTTCTACTACTCGATAAAGCTCTTTATTTTCCTCAAATTTTAACAAATGAGCATTACTCATTTTTAATACCATTTTATCCGAATACCAATATGAGAAAAAACTAGAGAATACACTAAATCCAACTGCAAAATATAGGATAATGGATGAGTCCATCGCTACCGAAAAAACATATCCGACAATCATTATAAAAATGAAAAATCCAGTCATTAAATACCAAGTTTTTCTTTTGTTTGAGTCTGAATGAGTGTATATTGTAGACATATTTGGAATTTAGAATTGTGAATTTAGAATAATTGGGAAATTTTATTTACTATTTCTGGATCCCCAATCTAGTTGAGGATGACAAGGTGATTTTATTTACTATTTCTGGATTCCGGGTCAAGCCCGGAATGACAAAGAGAAATAATTTCTAATTATGAATTTCGAATTTAGAATCAAACTTTAATTTTTTAATAATTAAACATTCGATATTCAATCAAAATTCAAAATTCATCATTCAAAATTTAAAATGCTACTTTAACATTTTCCTTTTCTTTAGCGTCTTCTATCTCGAAGAATTCTCTTCCTTTAAATCCTAATTGCCTAGCTATCAAATTTGTTGGGAACATTTCAATTTTTGTATTGAAATCCTTTACATTATTATTGTAAAATCTTCTTGAGGCCTGAATTTTATTTTCTGTATCGGATAATTCATTTTGCAATTCAATGAAGTTTTGGTTTGCTTTTAAGTCTGGGTAAGCTTCTGATAAGGCGAAAATACTTTTTAGTGTTCCAGATAGCATATTTTCTGCTTCTCCTTGTGCCTTAGCATCGCCTGACTCTTGAGCTTGCATGGCAGAATTTCTTGCCTCTACTACCTTCTCAAAAGTTGAGCTCTCGTGTTTTGCATACCCCTTTACGGTTTCTATCAAGTTTGGAATCAAATCATAACGACGTTTCAATTGAACATCGATGTCACTCCAAGCTTCCTCCACTCTGTTTTTTAATTTTACTAGTCCATTGTACATTCCAATGACATAGATTACCAAGAATACTATGACACCTAGTACGACCCAAATTGTTGTAGTCATTTTTTTATTTAGTCTTATTGAAAGACTTTGTTAATAATTATTTATGTTAAATTAAAATTTAAAAATCTAAATTCTAAGCATCAAATTCTAAACAAATTCAAATTCCAAAATACAAATATTCAAAACTATTTAGCATTTTAAAAATTATAATTTTGTATTTGTTTAGAATTTAGAATTTCGAACTTAGGATTTAACTAACACTTTTACTTTCTTTCCTCTAAGTTTTGGTACAAAATATCCTGTCATTATAGCAGCCATTTTTACTATTTCATCTTTGGTCTTTAACTGCACCCCTGTCTCTAGTTCTTTTGGGATACTCACTTCTATTTTAGCAAATTTTTCATATTTTTCCTTGTTTTTATCTCTTAATATTACCATTGGTCCTAAAACATTTTCTAGGCCAAAAATTAAATCATCTTTTTTCGCTAATATCTCTAGCAAATCATTGTCCTCCTTGTGTCTGCCAACTACTACTAAAATGTCATTAAACCAAAATATTCTTCCTGCTCTAAGTAAAGCAACGTCGTTGTTCGTGCAGTTCGGCCAAGCATCTTTCATCCCTCTCAATTTATTTGAATATTCTGAATAGGTTAAGATGCATCCGCCTCCTGGAGATGGGTAATCTTTGATGCCATATTTCTTGGTAAGTTCTATTTGTCTCTCTCTGTTTCTCCCTTCAATGTCTAATAGTTTTTCTCTATCAACTAAGCCCTCTGCCTCCATTTTGGTTTCTGTTAACAATTTTGCTGAAAGAGGTCGAAGTAAATGTCCTTCAATATTGTCGTATTTCTCCACTAAGCCAAGTGCTTGTTTGTTTTGTGATTTTGGTCTTTGTCCTAAAACTTCTCCTGTGGCTATAAAATCAAAGTCACCTCTTTTCATTATTTCATAGGCCTTTTTGACCATTAGCCCGTGACAGTCAATGCAAGGATTCATGTTTTTACCGTATCCGTATTTGGGATTTTTTACCATTTCTAAATGTTCACTAGAAATATCAAAATCAATTAATTCTACTCCCAATTCTTTGGCCAAAACTTTTGAAGCTGCTGCATCAAAAAAATTACTTACGAAAGTTAATCCAGTAACCTCTATCCCCTGCTCCATTAAAACTTTTACTGCCAATATTGAATCAAGACCACCTGAC
Coding sequences within it:
- a CDS encoding DUF1566 domain-containing protein translates to MSQLKIIFNRLKELSRKMIITSFLSLVIAAGYFAHGAFSEPTADPSASDQDFTENILGANSADNNFDSTSVVANADGSIIERLNYIKENLGGGGIDYSLQKNQIYDDLNCVNNNEEADTACGATDAEYTGEESTWTLYTDASLSGALVASGKVYLDERTGLYWADAHDLVSGNNTPDAITNEFTIGTGCSDAQINAGECDSSMYQTKGNAVQYCLDLSLDADGDGTDETTWYLPSQKELMQAYINGSGNNIPNPAVYYWSASEYYSNASYAWYVNLSNGGTGLNGKTNGTYARCVLR
- a CDS encoding transposase: MKRTKFQKGEYYHIYNRGVDKREIFLDKYDYLRFLLGIKEFNQLEPIGSIYLKQRNDFSHPMTKNEKLVDIIAYSLLPNHYHILVKELVENGLSKFMHKVSMGYSRFINEKYKRSGSLFQGSYKLVHIDSENYINYISAYINGNPEIHGIGKAEKYIWSSYKEYLGERDGIIPKKEDVLKNFSSKKDYSDYVKKVVVNAKQRKEDVKKYLLE
- a CDS encoding M48 family metallopeptidase gives rise to the protein MSTIYTHSDSNKRKTWYLMTGFFIFIMIVGYVFSVAMDSSIILYFAVGFSVFSSFFSYWYSDKMVLKMSNAHLLKFEENKELYRVVENLCITAGLPLPKIYIIKDSAPNAFATGRDAEHAVVAVTTGLLEKLDRSELEGVIAHELSHIGNRDILLATVVTVLVGVIVLMADVFRRWAFYGRRGSNKNGGQLQIILIVVAIVLSILAPFFAYMMQFAISRKREFAADADGALLTRYPEGLAKALEKISGDTEKLEVANRATAHLYISSPFKKDAVGKKPGFFAKAFMTHPPIEDRLVNLRGMDMK
- a CDS encoding LemA family protein, whose product is MTTTIWVVLGVIVFLVIYVIGMYNGLVKLKNRVEEAWSDIDVQLKRRYDLIPNLIETVKGYAKHESSTFEKVVEARNSAMQAQESGDAKAQGEAENMLSGTLKSIFALSEAYPDLKANQNFIELQNELSDTENKIQASRRFYNNNVKDFNTKIEMFPTNLIARQLGFKGREFFEIEDAKEKENVKVAF